The sequence AAATGCGGGCTTGAGATGCACGAACGGAATCGTAGTCGACGACCACGGGGGCACCAGCGACCCCGACATCTTCGCCGCAGGAGATTGCGCAACGCACTACAACACTTTCGGGCGCGATTGGCTTCGTCTTGAATCCGTTCAGAACGCCCAAGATCAAGCAAAAGCCGCGGGTCTAGCGATCGCCGGGAACGCAGCCCCTTATGCGACCGTGCCGCGGTTTTGGTCCGATCAGTACGACGCGAAGCTGCAAATAGTTGGGATATCACACAACTTCGACGCGCAGGCGATACGGGGTTCGATCGGCGACGGAAAATTCTCGGTTTTCTACTACAAGCAGGGCAAGCTGATCGCGGTGGACAGCGTCAGCCGACCTGGAGACCAGATGGCCGCTCGCCGGCTCATTGCAGAGGGAATATCCCCGCACCCTGACCGGATTGCTGACCTGTCCTTTGACCTTAAATCCGTTCTCAGATGATCGGGCGACGATGATGTATGGTCTGAAGATGCGGGATCTTGCTAAGCAAGCGGCTGGGGCACGGTACGGCTCACACGAAATGCCAAAACTCAAGCGGAAGAAGCGAGAGGGACCCGAGTTCATCGAAAGCTTGTCCCCCGTCAGCGCCCCTGAGACAAATTGAGGGACTTCAGGTAGGGAGGATTGATGGTTCATCGTAGCCGTAAGGAGCGAGATGAAACAGAAATCCGGGCCGGGCAAAGCGCCGGCAGAACAGGTGCTGAAGGACATCCGGCGTCGGACCCGTCGGCAGTACTCGGCGGAAGAGAAGATCCGCATCGTGCTGGAGGGACTGTGCGGCGATGAGAATATCTCCGAGCTGTGTCGCCGCGAGGGCATCGCCGCCTCGATGTATTACGGCTGGTCGAAGGAGTTCCTTGAAGCTGGCAAGCGCCGGCTGGCGGGCGACACGGCGCGCGCCGCGACCTCCGGCGAGGTGAAGGATCTTCGTCGCGAGGCCACCGCCCTCAAGGAGGTCGTGGCCGATCTGATCCTGGAGAACCGTCTGCTTAAAAACGTATGGCTCGCCCCGTCTGCAAGTGTTTTGTTAATTTGGCTGATCAATCTGCACCAACGTATCCGGTCTCAGGAACGTATCCTGGCCAAGATGGAGCTCCGCGCATTCCGATCCTCATAAGCATGACGGCGATTATCGCCATTTTTTTAATCAGGTTTTCGAAATGCCGTTCGACTGTCGGCCATCTTCACACTACCACCCACAGACATTCGAAGGTCTTGGACGTCATATATGTTGAACGGTCCTCGACCGGTTGTGATTATGCAGGCTCTCTCACCGCCACTGCCTCGAAAGCGGTACCGTTCCGCAGCACACACCAGATAATCCGCGCCATCTTGGCAGCCAGCGCGACGACGACCTTGTTGATATGCGCTCTTGCCAACAAACTCCGCAGCCAGCTTCCAAGGATTGTCTGACCTTTTGACAGCGTCGGCAACGCTGCTCTGGCACCGTGGATCAGCATCTTGCGCAAGTAACCATTTCCTCTCTTGCTGATCCCCAAGAGTTTAGGCCGTCCGCCGGTCGTCATCTGACGGGGCACAAGGCCAAGCCAGGCAGCAAGATCCCGACCATGGCCAAATGCCTGCGCATTGTCGATCGCCGCCACGAAAGCTGTTGCGTTCAAAGGACCCACACCCGGGATCGTCACCAGAAGCCTGCATGCTTTGTCCGAGCGGGCATAAGCCTTGAACTCCTCATCAAACGCCGCGATGCGACGATCCAGATCGTGCCATTGACCTTGCATGTCCTCGATGAGGGTCCGGATTCTTGGGCTGACAGAAGCAATATCTGCATCCATCAACATCGCGAGGCTAGTTTCCAACTTTCTGCGGCCTCGAGACATGATGATCCCACGCTCCAGCAAGATGGCCCGCAATTGATTAATGAGCGCTGTTCGCTCTGCAACAAGGCGATCACGCGCGCGATGTAATATCTGCATGTCGAGTTGTTCTTCGCTTTTCAGTTCAACGAAACGCATCGCTGGCCGGCTGGCGGCCTCGGCGATCGCTTCCGCGTCACGATCGTCGTTCTTCTGCGCTTTGACGTAAGGACGGACATATTCCGGTGGCATTAGCCGTACCTCATGCCCCTGTTTCTGAAACAGGCGTCCGAGGTGATGAGCCCCACCACAAGCCTCCATTGCAACCACACAGGCCGGTAGGCCCGAAACGAATTTGATTACGCTCTCACGCCGCACGCGACGGCGCAGGAGAACGCGCCCCGCTTCGTCGAGACCTGCCATGCTGCAGCTATTCTTCCCAAGGTCGATACCCAGAATTGCGATCTGCATTGCTCTACTCCTATGCTTGATGGATCCTGAGCAACAATGCGCCAGGAAGGAGGGGCGAGCCATTCCATAAGTATGAACGGGGATGGGGAGGACGAGGCATGAGGTATCCTGCATCCGTGAAGGCCGAGATCATCCAGCTGGTCGAGCAATCGCACCTGCCGGCCAAGCGCACGCTGGACAAGCTCGGCATCCCCCGCGCCACGTTCTATAGATGGTACGATCGCTACCGCGAGGGCGGCATTGAGGCGCTCGCTGACCACCGGTCCCGACCGGACCGCGTCTGGAATCGGATTCCGGACGATGTGCGAGGCCAGATCCTCGACCTGGCGTTGGAGGCTCCCGAGCTGTCGCCGTGCGAGCTGGCCGTGCGGTTCACCGACGAACGAAAGTACTTTGTCTCCGAGGCTTCGGTCTATCGGCTGCTGAAGGCGTACGACCTGATCACCAGTCCGGCCTATGTGGTGATCAAGGCGGCGAATGAGTTCAAGGACAAGACAACCGCCATCAACCAGCTCTGGCAGACCGACTTCACCTATCTCAAGATCACCGGCTGGGGCTGGTATTATCTATCGACCGCGCTCGATGACTTCTCGCGCTACATCGTAACTTGGAGACTTGGTCCCACCATGTGCGCTCCCGACGTCACGGCGACGCTCGAACAGGCGCTCGCGGCCGCCAGCCTCGATGGCGCCACCGTCGTGCATCGACCGAGGCTCCTCTCGGATAACGGTTCGTTATACGTGGCAGGCGATCTCGCCACGTGGCTCGAAGACAAGGGCGGAGCATGTGCGGGGCGCCCCGTATCACCCGCAGACCCAGGGAAAAATCGAGCGCTGGCACCAGACCCTGAAGAACCGCATTCTGCTCGACAATTACTATCTGCCTGGAGACCTGGAGCAGCAGGTCAATGCCTTCGTCGAGCATTATAACCACGTGCGCTATCATGAGAGCATCAACAACCTCACTCCCGCCGACGTCTATTTCCGCAGGGCTGAGATGATTCTCGCCGAACGTCAGCGCATCAAGCGCGCCACCATCGCAAACCGTCGCTTGCAGCATCGACTGCAGGCCGCTTAAACTCTACCCCCTGATGAGCCAGAGCCTCTTTTCTCGAAATGCCTGATTAGTCTCAAGTTATCTGACGACGGACAATCGAAAGCTTAGATAGTGGGTCTTCGCGTCCTGCAGTCCTGTCGATTGTAAAGGCCTCCCTCTGTAGTCTTCCGTGAAGAACTCTGA is a genomic window of Novosphingobium resinovorum containing:
- a CDS encoding IS110 family transposase, whose product is MQIAILGIDLGKNSCSMAGLDEAGRVLLRRRVRRESVIKFVSGLPACVVAMEACGGAHHLGRLFQKQGHEVRLMPPEYVRPYVKAQKNDDRDAEAIAEAASRPAMRFVELKSEEQLDMQILHRARDRLVAERTALINQLRAILLERGIIMSRGRRKLETSLAMLMDADIASVSPRIRTLIEDMQGQWHDLDRRIAAFDEEFKAYARSDKACRLLVTIPGVGPLNATAFVAAIDNAQAFGHGRDLAAWLGLVPRQMTTGGRPKLLGISKRGNGYLRKMLIHGARAALPTLSKGQTILGSWLRSLLARAHINKVVVALAAKMARIIWCVLRNGTAFEAVAVREPA